The genome window agcaAAAGTGAAAACTGACATGACAGACACTAAGGGCCAGCAATCGTTGATTTaagtattactttttatagATTTAGGAAGCTAGAAACCATTGGAAGTTGTAGTTTCGGTTGcatataacaaaattttcatcggaagtctctcgtgacTAACCCTGTATACTTAGAGAATTGAAAAGATAAAAACACATAATAGAggcattttttgttaatttgtagCTTTTATTTCCGCAATTACATCGTTATATACTAGGTCAGCGACATGTTGCGCCCACAAGAAGTCCAAATGATTAAATTGACTGTTggaaacttttttcaaattaactaAATTTGACAATCCATCTCCCAGCTTAAGAACATCGTCGATGGCTGCAAGCCAGTCATTGTTGGCATAATACAAACTAACTGGAGCCGTTATTTTTGTGACATCGTATAACGGTGGTGTTTCTTGACCGTACTTAACTACATTCTCTTCGCGATCGTGGTCGTATTGAGCAAAATTGCCAGACCGAATCTCTTGAGCATAATGTAAGATTTGGTTAATAGAAGAACCAGCAGGAGCATTTGACGTTATGACAGGAATAAAATTCTGAAATGGTTCGATTACAACAAATCAACATAACAACTAACAGCTTACTGGATCTATGTCGAAATCGAAGCCACATATGATATTAAGAAATAGGAGACAAGTATCTTGAAATTCCGAGCTGTCGCTGCATATTTGTTCACCTATGTCCGTGTAGAAATCAAAATGTGGGAGAAACTCGTATATTTTCATGTGATCGATCAATTGCTGTAAAAATTTAGATATACCTATGTATTCTTATAATTAAATCTTTTCTACTCACCTTAATCAAATCATAACTTTCTACGAGCTGTCTAATGATCGGATTAGGCAATTCGCCCATATATGCAATCGGTGCCAACGCTATCATCAACGCAATTTTGTCATTATACTCGGGCCTTTCGCTACCCATCACAAAGAAATCTGTGGTTCCCTGCGAATGACCTACGTAGAAAACCTTCTCTTGCTCTGTGGTCTCTAGAATATAGTCGATTTTGGCTGGCAAATCGTAAACTCCGATTTCatgaaaactgaaattgaAGAATTTTTCGGCATCTAAATCTGGATCTAAGGTGATATGTTGGCGGGACCACGTATTTCCACGTTGGTTTCCCATCCAAACGTCATATCCGTTGTCTGCCAAGAGTAACCCAAGGCCAACACCGGGCCCCATATTGATCCAGTCTACCGAACTGCTCAGGAGTCCATGCATAAGCAAAACTGGAGGTCTGACATCATCTCGGGAAGAGTTGTTTGGGCCGTAAGGGATGCGATGAAGAGTCAAAATGTAACCGTCGCTAGTTTGGACATTGTGCGATTCAAGTGGGTAACCGTATTTTTCAGCCAACTGAATCTAAGATATTTTATTCCGTAGTATTCCGACTGGTTCAGGAGTATTATGTAGGTACTTACAATGTTTAATCCGACATCGGGATGGAGGTTTCGAGTTGCAATTTGTTTACTTTCTGTCGAAACGATTAGGATCAAAATACTGATTACAAGAGAGAAGTacattattgttaaaattataGCTAACTGAATGCTACTTTGATTTGCTTTTTATATTTATCGATAGAACATAAATGGCAACATGAATTACGTGATTGTATCTCTCATTATCCTTTTGTATAAATTGTTgataaaatcatttttgatGCGCAAAACCATAACCTTGCAAAAATATCCAATTAGGAAGTGGCAGTTTTACTTTAtaaagttaaatttattataaccGTTGCGTTGGTATAAACTGAAAAAAGAAGTCCTGCTTCTTCCCTGTGCTTTTAGTTGTTGTAGTTGGTCATCGACAGGTATTGAGCTTTAGAGAACCAAAGATTTCCTGGTAGAAATCCAAGGGTTTTTTTCCATACAGCAGATCTAAATTATAGGTATatagggtatttcacgagtgataatgagcccggcggaattgaaaatgcaacccacaatacatttccaaagtaaATGCTTTCTTacttaaattatttcatttaaatacgtgcaaattttgcaaaatcagGAAGtattttgctttattttttttttttttatttggcttTGTTATCGCTTtggtttgttaattttatttaaaattaaaccgAAATGAACAACAATTTATGAATGTTATAGTTTTATTGATACTTGCACAAAATTTC of Tenebrio molitor chromosome 6, icTenMoli1.1, whole genome shotgun sequence contains these proteins:
- the LOC138133320 gene encoding lipase 3-like, with protein sequence MYFSLVISILILIVSTESKQIATRNLHPDVGLNIIQLAEKYGYPLESHNVQTSDGYILTLHRIPYGPNNSSRDDVRPPVLLMHGLLSSSVDWINMGPGVGLGLLLADNGYDVWMGNQRGNTWSRQHITLDPDLDAEKFFNFSFHEIGVYDLPAKIDYILETTEQEKVFYVGHSQGTTDFFVMGSERPEYNDKIALMIALAPIAYMGELPNPIIRQLVESYDLIKQLIDHMKIYEFLPHFDFYTDIGEQICSDSSEFQDTCLLFLNIICGFDFDIDPNFIPVITSNAPAGSSINQILHYAQEIRSGNFAQYDHDREENVVKYGQETPPLYDVTKITAPVSLYYANNDWLAAIDDVLKLGDGLSNLVNLKKVSNSQFNHLDFLWAQHVADLVYNDVIAEIKATN